From a region of the Aeoliella mucimassa genome:
- a CDS encoding LamG-like jellyroll fold domain-containing protein, whose amino-acid sequence MLKHLTHLLIGLACMISVGPVSADLVAYYDFEDLSNAGSLSGPELIATGTGHTLGASGGIVGNAVEFTGTEGNVFTAGLGFGGGGDNQLGDSFTVSAWFNLDTNPSSPSSRFFVYEGTTDYDISFGVRSYSDVDGLADTQTFTNGVGSALYADTHTAGQWQHVAHTYESIGGITTIRTYLDGSEVGDPLVGPTTSLVSEAINLGNARNTALNRGFDGKMDEVAFWNSALPPESITSIYNTGLNGLAIPEPRDPSTYTVQDFYDISNNLSLGVALGTDGDLNIDGVVDFADFRQWKDNAPAAVLAAAGFAVPEPSTLLLFGSAVVLFGLRRFRHR is encoded by the coding sequence ATGTTGAAGCACCTGACGCACCTGCTTATCGGCCTGGCCTGCATGATTTCGGTCGGACCTGTGTCGGCCGACCTCGTGGCTTACTACGATTTCGAAGATCTCTCGAATGCTGGCAGCCTGAGCGGGCCGGAGCTCATCGCCACGGGAACCGGGCACACGTTGGGAGCCTCAGGCGGCATCGTTGGCAACGCCGTCGAGTTCACCGGCACCGAAGGCAACGTGTTCACTGCCGGACTAGGCTTCGGCGGTGGTGGCGACAACCAGCTGGGCGATAGCTTCACGGTTTCCGCCTGGTTCAATCTCGATACCAATCCAAGCAGCCCATCGAGCCGTTTCTTCGTTTACGAGGGAACCACCGACTACGACATCTCCTTTGGTGTTCGTAGCTACAGCGACGTCGATGGTCTCGCCGATACCCAAACGTTTACCAATGGGGTAGGTTCCGCGCTTTACGCCGATACGCATACTGCTGGGCAATGGCAACATGTCGCTCATACGTACGAGAGCATCGGCGGAATCACCACCATTCGCACTTACCTCGACGGATCCGAAGTAGGTGATCCACTGGTTGGTCCCACCACGAGCCTGGTCTCCGAGGCAATCAATCTTGGCAACGCTCGCAACACCGCGCTGAATCGTGGTTTTGACGGCAAAATGGACGAAGTCGCTTTCTGGAACTCGGCCCTTCCCCCGGAATCGATCACCAGCATCTATAACACCGGCCTCAATGGTCTGGCGATTCCCGAGCCGCGTGATCCTTCGACCTATACGGTTCAAGACTTCTACGACATAAGCAACAACCTCTCTTTGGGAGTCGCGCTCGGCACCGATGGCGACCTCAACATCGACGGGGTTGTCGACTTTGCCGACTTTCGTCAGTGGAAAGACAATGCTCCGGCTGCCGTGCTGGCTGCGGCCGGTTTCGCGGTGCCTGAGCCATCGACTCTGCTGCTATTCGGCAGTGCTGTGGTGTTGTTTGGATTGCGTCGGTTT
- a CDS encoding helix-turn-helix domain-containing protein, with product MELAQRIRQQRLDRRMTIEQLAAGTGLTRSWLSKVENFRVTPSLPALFKIAASLGTPLSELLEGLEAGPELCIVRKGEGKEFDRDPSPGNNIHYESLAHGHQSRAMEPFLLTIPPHGGRAQLLPHQGEEFLLVLSGQVSFDYGEDQFVLDAGDSLYFNGSTPHRVYNPSKKAAQVLCVFYVTN from the coding sequence GTGGAACTCGCGCAGCGAATCCGTCAGCAACGCCTGGATCGCCGAATGACCATCGAGCAACTGGCTGCTGGCACCGGGCTGACGCGTAGCTGGCTGAGCAAGGTGGAAAACTTCCGCGTGACGCCGTCGCTGCCGGCGCTTTTCAAGATCGCTGCTAGCTTGGGGACTCCTCTTTCGGAACTGCTGGAGGGCCTGGAAGCAGGCCCGGAACTCTGCATCGTGCGTAAAGGCGAGGGAAAGGAGTTCGATCGCGACCCCTCGCCCGGCAACAACATTCACTACGAGTCGCTCGCCCACGGTCATCAATCGCGAGCGATGGAGCCTTTCTTGCTGACGATTCCCCCGCACGGCGGAAGAGCCCAACTGCTTCCTCACCAAGGCGAAGAGTTCCTGTTGGTGCTCTCGGGGCAAGTCTCGTTCGACTACGGCGAAGACCAGTTCGTGCTCGACGCTGGCGATAGCTTGTACTTCAATGGCTCGACTCCTCATCGGGTTTATAACCCCAGCAAAAAAGCGGCTCAGGTGCTTTGCGTCTTCTATGTGACCAACTAG
- a CDS encoding DapH/DapD/GlmU-related protein, translating to MEQSNDIFARLRSGEQVPLDDPGFRQVAAEVNRALRLLQQLNSAEDTDQVRRLLSTLIGSQVDESTTLFPPLYTNYGRNITLGRNVFINHACSLLDLGGIMIEDDVMIGPRVNITSEDHPVDIQHRKTLVPGQVIIRKHAWIGAGATVLPGITIGEGAVVAAGAVVTKDVPSGTIVGGVPAKHLKQVEGDG from the coding sequence ATGGAACAAAGCAACGACATATTCGCAAGGCTGCGATCTGGTGAGCAGGTCCCACTCGACGATCCGGGCTTCCGGCAAGTAGCAGCGGAGGTCAACCGCGCACTGCGTTTGCTGCAGCAGCTCAACAGTGCCGAAGACACCGACCAAGTACGTCGCCTCCTGAGCACACTAATTGGGAGTCAGGTGGACGAGAGCACAACACTATTTCCTCCGCTATACACGAACTACGGACGGAACATCACACTCGGCCGAAACGTCTTTATCAACCACGCATGCTCACTGCTCGACCTTGGTGGCATCATGATCGAAGACGATGTGATGATCGGCCCTCGCGTCAACATCACGTCCGAAGACCATCCGGTCGACATCCAACACCGAAAGACCCTTGTGCCTGGCCAAGTCATCATCAGGAAGCATGCCTGGATCGGTGCGGGAGCAACGGTATTACCAGGCATCACCATCGGCGAGGGAGCCGTCGTAGCCGCTGGAGCAGTTGTCACGAAAGACGTCCCTAGTGGAACGATAGTGGGAGGCGTTCCAGCTAAACATCTGAAGCAAGTGGAAGGAGATGGCTAA
- a CDS encoding DUF1559 family PulG-like putative transporter — MRVSTKTVSRNGFTLVELLVVIAIIGILVALLLPAVQAARESARRMSCSNNLKNLGLASLNHHDTIGYFPLGAAANEGSMWSYYTLPYLEEGVSYEAATIQEHSGLNYQWGNPGGAYTNIGDLPENIRRNTQLQETVYPVMRCPSAGLLEHQLDVAMDSFYVMRRVPASYLGSATGIVSNGYKSSCPAKVLSTSNGKIKTENTRFGDLDGVLYSWSRTKIRQITDGTSNTMLIGEAVHDTEAQERVGGTREPDPGDHKDHWAIGSDDIDISRNGAHGLDVSECLGSLAVPINYQKQFPNNSACESPGSPGSSDCQRVQLAFGSEHPGGFQMVRCDGSVEFIDEDIDADARMALGTRASQTAADSCVQVGPR; from the coding sequence ATGCGCGTGTCCACGAAGACGGTGTCTCGTAACGGTTTTACGTTGGTCGAATTGCTTGTAGTCATCGCCATTATTGGCATTTTGGTGGCTTTGCTGTTGCCAGCAGTCCAGGCAGCTCGTGAGTCGGCCCGACGCATGAGTTGCAGTAATAATCTCAAAAACCTCGGGTTGGCCTCGCTAAATCACCACGACACAATTGGCTACTTTCCACTAGGCGCTGCGGCGAACGAAGGATCGATGTGGTCGTACTACACGCTCCCTTATCTCGAAGAGGGGGTCTCGTACGAAGCGGCGACCATCCAGGAGCATTCGGGGCTGAACTATCAATGGGGCAATCCCGGCGGCGCTTACACCAACATCGGTGATCTGCCGGAGAACATTCGCCGCAACACGCAGTTGCAGGAGACTGTTTATCCCGTCATGCGGTGTCCTTCCGCAGGGTTGCTCGAGCACCAACTCGACGTAGCGATGGATAGCTTTTACGTCATGCGTCGTGTCCCGGCTTCGTACCTGGGAAGCGCGACAGGCATTGTCTCCAACGGATACAAATCCTCCTGTCCAGCCAAGGTGCTTTCGACCTCCAACGGCAAAATAAAGACCGAAAACACCCGGTTTGGCGACCTCGACGGAGTGCTCTACTCGTGGAGTCGCACCAAGATCCGGCAGATCACCGATGGCACGTCGAACACCATGCTCATCGGCGAGGCCGTGCACGACACCGAAGCCCAGGAACGCGTCGGCGGAACCCGCGAGCCCGATCCAGGCGATCACAAAGATCACTGGGCCATCGGTAGCGACGATATCGATATCTCCCGCAACGGCGCTCATGGCCTCGACGTCTCGGAGTGCCTTGGTTCGCTGGCGGTGCCGATCAACTACCAGAAGCAGTTCCCCAACAACTCGGCCTGCGAATCCCCCGGATCTCCTGGTAGCTCCGACTGCCAGCGGGTGCAACTCGCGTTCGGCAGCGAGCATCCCGGCGGGTTCCAGATGGTTCGCTGCGATGGCTCGGTGGAGTTCATCGACGAAGACATCGACGCCGACGCCCGCATGGCATTGGGGACCCGCGCCAGCCAAACCGCGGCGGATTCCTGCGTGCAGGTTGGTCCCCGCTAG
- a CDS encoding DUF3419 family protein, whose translation MSLRTRINQWMFHRIHGRTLVFNDCREDPRIDRIALNINADDEIVVITSAGCNALDYLLCGPRRIYAVDINPRQNWLFELKIAGLRTLDFDTFFSFFGRGYLPDAEEHYRKSLRAQLSAPAAEYWDRQIRRFRGQKPSHSFYLTGPCGTFARAINAYIDYVIRKRALVDRLFHAATLEEQRSLYENEARDAFWKPMIRWLVSRDTTMALLGVPLAQRRQLEKDYQGGVAQFIQDAMDAVFTEIPLRDNYFWRVYLYGSYSETYCPEYLTREGFEQLRLDRLDRVSTHSMAVHEFLESHPGKISKFVLLDHMDWLSTHAHPVLIREWQSIVDTAEPNAQILWRSGGLTTDFVERLPVTIEGRSHTVGELLDYQHELARELHAKDRVHTYGSFTIATLRGSPG comes from the coding sequence GTGAGTCTCCGTACACGCATCAATCAGTGGATGTTTCACCGCATCCACGGCCGAACGCTTGTGTTCAACGATTGTCGCGAAGACCCACGCATCGATCGCATCGCGCTCAACATCAACGCCGATGACGAAATCGTGGTGATTACTTCGGCCGGATGCAATGCGCTCGACTATCTGCTGTGTGGTCCTCGTCGCATCTACGCAGTCGATATCAACCCACGGCAGAACTGGCTCTTCGAGCTAAAGATCGCGGGGCTTCGCACGCTAGACTTCGACACCTTCTTTTCGTTTTTCGGGCGGGGCTACCTGCCGGATGCCGAAGAGCACTATCGGAAGTCGCTGCGTGCTCAGCTGTCAGCACCCGCGGCCGAGTATTGGGATCGCCAGATTCGCCGATTCCGGGGGCAGAAGCCTTCCCACTCGTTTTATCTGACGGGACCTTGTGGCACGTTCGCCAGGGCGATCAATGCTTACATTGATTACGTGATCCGGAAACGCGCCCTGGTTGATCGGCTCTTTCATGCGGCGACTTTGGAGGAGCAGCGCTCGCTCTATGAGAACGAAGCCCGCGATGCTTTTTGGAAGCCGATGATTCGCTGGTTGGTGAGTCGCGATACGACCATGGCACTGTTAGGGGTGCCGCTCGCCCAGCGCCGGCAGCTAGAGAAGGACTACCAGGGGGGAGTCGCCCAATTTATTCAGGACGCGATGGATGCTGTGTTTACCGAGATCCCGCTGCGCGACAATTACTTTTGGCGCGTCTATCTCTATGGCAGCTACAGCGAAACATATTGCCCCGAGTATCTCACTCGTGAAGGGTTCGAGCAATTGCGACTCGATCGGTTGGATCGAGTGAGTACCCATAGTATGGCGGTGCATGAGTTCCTGGAGAGCCATCCAGGCAAAATCAGCAAGTTCGTTCTGCTGGATCATATGGATTGGTTAAGCACCCATGCCCATCCCGTGCTGATTCGCGAATGGCAAAGCATCGTCGATACCGCAGAGCCTAACGCTCAGATCCTCTGGCGGAGCGGGGGACTCACGACCGACTTCGTGGAACGCCTGCCGGTAACGATCGAGGGCCGGAGTCATACCGTCGGCGAATTGCTCGACTACCAGCACGAACTCGCCCGCGAGCTGCACGCCAAAGATCGAGTGCATACGTATGGCAGTTTTACGATTGCGACACTTCGAGGCAGTCCAGGGTAG
- a CDS encoding N-acyl amino acid synthase FeeM domain-containing protein has translation MSGTFPNADLRRADRSSQPRYAFRLASTEEEIAQLQQLLYRTFVLEVPRYADPGSDRLVDKFHDQNLYFIALRNDRVCGMLATHDQPPYSFADAVDDPAIVDQLSLPLWEARILAVEPSERYGFVFAGLACLAFTHALQEGCKHIAITGLATRQRMYERMGFAAIGPPVLRGKEHFVPMAIELSRIPAHVCRDLERWQKRH, from the coding sequence GTGTCTGGCACTTTTCCTAACGCCGACTTGCGTCGTGCTGATCGTTCGAGTCAGCCACGGTATGCGTTTCGGCTGGCGAGCACTGAGGAGGAGATCGCCCAGCTACAGCAACTCTTGTATCGTACGTTTGTGTTGGAAGTGCCTCGCTATGCCGACCCTGGCAGCGATCGGCTGGTCGATAAGTTTCACGACCAGAATCTATACTTCATCGCACTCCGTAACGATCGCGTGTGTGGCATGCTTGCCACGCACGACCAGCCTCCTTATTCGTTTGCCGATGCGGTCGACGACCCCGCGATTGTCGACCAGTTGAGCTTGCCGCTGTGGGAAGCACGCATCCTCGCGGTCGAACCGAGTGAACGTTACGGGTTTGTGTTCGCTGGCCTCGCCTGCCTGGCGTTTACGCATGCCTTGCAGGAGGGCTGCAAACACATTGCCATCACCGGGTTGGCGACGCGGCAACGCATGTACGAACGGATGGGGTTCGCCGCGATCGGCCCGCCAGTGTTGCGGGGGAAGGAGCATTTTGTCCCGATGGCGATCGAACTGTCACGGATCCCTGCGCACGTGTGCCGAGACCTCGAACGTTGGCAAAAACGACACTGA
- a CDS encoding alkaline phosphatase D family protein: MSSSRFDRRKFMVAGTAGLTTLAIDTAAAENIDQPQAEVRVCVLEHADRWTEKSTGLTPLLSSAGCKVAPLQVDRSPLEQPNRPQLIVFGSFTNNDEPYGAYVEQFTAELQQFVAAGGVVLEMTQSDQFGNTVKYLPKGMNAKRGDRDLTSVFALAIDHPLVSSWWPDGATQVGTDFFHRNDPNWESFDEWSGMQVVLASEADGRSPCLLEGAFGKGRFLVSSLWLDKCYRPDGTPTYGKAAIDASERFFAAVTDHVRAVTAGTAPSVVVTPLPPSPPAGPMVGHVDTESARIWFRPSDDQRHITTWQCSVQSSDGRTVTATKTPDADHDFTLLFDVDGLEPATEYQYEITPITDGSEVETFGPFKFSTDTMAGTPTKMVLSMGSCAPSDPNYVWTRIVDEGCEGFIFLGDTPYVDSGDLKVAREKHRRFLSQPEIAKMVANMPCWGTWDDHDFGRNDGHGDFPGKHVCRTAFTEYRANREFGHRADGALQTDPFGDGRGVYTSFRRGPLEVFLIDPRWFSRTEPSWADPSQTTCIGKVQWEWLKQGLTSSTATFKALATGMIWDDKTNSEKDDWHTYRYERDAIYDFIRNQAIPGCFLIGGDIHVSRALNYGPRVGYDLWQFIVSPLHAGVIPELDVPHPNLVHHAQEPHVFLRIEIDTHLSPATLKAEWINRDGERMFTVNLDSDQLTPTV, translated from the coding sequence ATGAGTTCCTCCCGCTTTGATCGACGCAAGTTTATGGTGGCCGGCACCGCTGGCCTGACCACCCTGGCCATCGACACCGCTGCCGCCGAGAACATCGACCAACCTCAAGCCGAAGTGCGAGTTTGCGTGCTGGAGCATGCGGATCGTTGGACCGAGAAGTCGACCGGGCTTACCCCCCTGCTCTCCTCTGCTGGCTGCAAGGTCGCGCCGCTGCAGGTGGACCGTTCGCCACTCGAGCAGCCGAATCGTCCTCAGCTGATCGTCTTTGGCTCGTTCACCAACAACGACGAGCCATACGGAGCCTACGTCGAGCAGTTTACTGCGGAGCTTCAGCAGTTTGTCGCTGCCGGCGGGGTGGTGCTGGAGATGACTCAGTCCGACCAGTTTGGCAATACCGTGAAGTACCTGCCGAAGGGCATGAACGCCAAACGCGGCGATCGCGATCTTACTTCGGTGTTTGCTTTGGCTATCGACCACCCGCTGGTCAGCAGTTGGTGGCCCGATGGTGCAACTCAGGTGGGCACCGATTTCTTTCATCGCAACGATCCTAACTGGGAGAGCTTCGACGAATGGTCTGGCATGCAAGTCGTTTTGGCCTCCGAAGCCGATGGCCGCAGTCCCTGCTTGCTCGAAGGAGCGTTTGGCAAAGGTCGCTTTCTGGTTAGTAGTCTTTGGCTCGACAAGTGCTATCGTCCCGATGGCACACCGACTTACGGCAAAGCAGCCATCGACGCGAGCGAACGCTTCTTCGCGGCCGTCACCGACCATGTTCGCGCGGTCACCGCAGGCACAGCTCCTTCGGTCGTAGTGACTCCGCTGCCACCCTCGCCTCCGGCAGGGCCGATGGTCGGACATGTCGACACCGAGTCGGCACGCATCTGGTTCCGACCGAGCGACGACCAGCGGCACATCACTACCTGGCAATGCTCGGTGCAATCGAGCGATGGTCGCACCGTGACTGCGACCAAGACTCCTGATGCCGACCATGATTTCACCTTATTGTTCGATGTCGATGGATTGGAACCGGCCACCGAATACCAGTACGAGATCACTCCGATCACCGATGGTTCCGAGGTCGAGACGTTTGGTCCTTTCAAGTTCAGCACCGATACCATGGCAGGCACGCCCACCAAGATGGTGCTCAGCATGGGCTCCTGTGCTCCTTCCGATCCGAATTACGTGTGGACTCGCATCGTCGACGAAGGGTGCGAAGGGTTCATTTTCTTAGGCGATACTCCTTATGTGGATTCAGGCGATTTGAAAGTAGCTCGCGAGAAGCACCGTCGCTTCTTGTCGCAACCGGAGATTGCCAAGATGGTTGCTAACATGCCGTGCTGGGGCACGTGGGACGACCACGACTTCGGCCGCAACGACGGCCACGGCGATTTTCCTGGCAAGCATGTTTGCCGCACCGCGTTCACCGAGTACCGCGCCAACCGCGAGTTCGGACATCGCGCGGACGGCGCGCTGCAAACCGACCCGTTCGGCGACGGTCGCGGCGTCTACACGTCGTTCCGTCGCGGCCCGCTCGAGGTGTTCCTCATCGATCCTCGCTGGTTCAGTCGCACCGAACCAAGCTGGGCCGACCCGTCGCAAACCACCTGCATCGGCAAGGTACAGTGGGAATGGCTGAAGCAAGGCCTCACCAGCAGCACCGCAACTTTCAAGGCCTTGGCCACCGGCATGATTTGGGACGACAAAACCAACTCCGAAAAAGACGACTGGCACACCTATCGCTACGAACGCGATGCCATCTACGACTTCATTCGCAACCAGGCCATCCCCGGCTGCTTCCTCATCGGCGGCGACATCCACGTTTCCAGGGCGCTGAACTACGGCCCCCGTGTCGGCTACGACCTCTGGCAGTTCATCGTGAGCCCGTTGCACGCCGGGGTGATTCCCGAGCTGGATGTGCCTCACCCAAATCTGGTACATCACGCCCAGGAGCCGCACGTATTCCTGCGAATCGAAATCGACACCCATCTCAGCCCGGCGACGCTCAAGGCCGAATGGATCAACCGCGATGGCGAGCGAATGTTCACGGTGAATCTCGACAGCGACCAACTCACCCCCACGGTTTAG